The following DNA comes from Candidatus Methylacidiphilum fumarolicum.
TCGAAAGAAACGAGAAACCTCCAAATTTTATCCAAAGGATTGTGGAGTTTGTTCTTCTTGGCAAAAGCTACCATAGCCTTTCTTTAAAAAAAGGAGGAACACTCGAAAAAATCGAAGGAGGGAAGTTTTTGTTTTTTGAATACGCTAAGCTTATCTTCGATAGTGGAGAACAATCCTACCTTTGGACTAATCCTCACCTTTTAGAGTATAAGCTTGGCGTTCGTCCTGGTTTGTCCTTCGAGCCTAAAAACCATGTCTTGAATTTTGAAGTAGATACAGGGGATCAAGTCCTCGTCAATAAATTGATTTACCATTTTCGTCCCCCCAAACGGGGAGAAGTCATTGTATTTAAAACAACTGGGATAGAGGGAATTGAGGCTAATCTGCGACTTCAAGGAATCGAAGGCTCTCAATACTATATCAAAAGATGCGTAGGAATCTGGGGTGATACACTCCAAATTCGCCCTCCATTTTTATTGATCAATGGATCAGCGACTCCCCCTAATCAGATGATGGCAAAAATTGAATCGCAAAAAAATGGCTATCAAGGCTATGTCATTTTACCTAACCAACAATATCTAGTCGATCCAACCGAAACCTATACGGTTCCACCATTATGCCTTTGGGCAATGGGAGATAACAGTCCTGATAGTCTCGATAGTAGATTTTGGGGCCCTGTGCCCATGCAAAATATTGTAGGCACCGGATTTATTGTCTACTGGCCTTTCAATAAAAGATGGGGAATAATCCGTTAACAAAATAGATTGGCAACCAAAGCAAGAAGAGCAGAAATAAAGAAAACTATAAAAGATAATTTTTTCTTCTTTTTATAATAGCTCCATACAGCAAAGCCAAGGCCAGCTATAGCTATAGAGGACACACCTGCTGCTCCAATACAAACAGAACTCAATCCCAAAAACATTCTCTTCTATTAGCTGTTTTTTTTTGATCGTATATTTTTTTTAAAGAACTGCACAAAAATTATTTCTCTCTTTTTAAATATAGCCATTTTTTAATTTCATGTACAAATCTATCCTTTTAGCCCTGGAAAATAATGAAAGAGATCTCCCAATTATCGCTCATGTAAAAGAGCTTGCTTTCTTTCTTAAAGCCAAAGTCTTTCTCCTCCATGTCATGGCGGGTTTTGCCTTCCCATTTCCTGGATATGAATCATGGACAGTGGTCTCTAACGAAACGGTTGAAAATAGTATGGCTAAAGAAATGGCCATCAACAAAGAAAAATTAATTGCGGTTGCCAGGCTCTTCCAAGAAAAAGGCATCAATACAGAAATCATCATCCAATATGGAGATGCTGCAACTCATATCGCTGAGATCTCGTTAGAAAAAAAAGTCGATTTGATAGTTATGGGAAGCCATTGCCATGGCTTAGTAGGATCAATTTTTTGGGGATCCACAGCAATTCCTGTAAGGAAGAAAGCAAAAGCTCCTATCTTATTGATTCGCTCGACTTCAGACGAATCCTAAAACGGTGAAAAGAAAGCCGATAAAAAAAGTTTAAATGGTCCCGATGATATTGCCATCCACATCGATGTCGATATGACTGGAAGAAGGGACTTTGGGCAAGCCTGGCATCGTATTTATCTCCCCACACACAACAAGGATGTATTTAGCCCCAGTAGCCGCTCTGATTTCTCTAACATAAAAATGGTGTCCTTCAGGCGCCCCTTTTAGATTGGGATCAACAGAAAATGAATATTGCGTTTTAGCCATACATAGGGGAAAATGGGTTAGTCCCTCTCCTTCAATCCTTTTTATCTCATCATAAGCAGTAGGATGAAAGGAAAGATCTCCAGCTTTATAAATATTAAATGCGATCTTTCGAATCTTTTCGACAACAGTGTCCGAGTCTGCATAGCTAAACTTACAATAACTTTTATGGAGGCTACTTTTTTCGATCACTTTCCTTGCAAGATCCATAGCCCCTAGCCCTCCTTGCTGCCAATGATTGCATATGACAAAGGAATGTCCCATGTCGGCAAGTTTTTTGCCAAGCCAATCGATTTCCTCTTCACTATCAACGCTAAAACGGTTCAGTCCAATGACTGCAGGTACTCCAAATCCTTCTTCGACAATCTCAATATGTCTTAAAAGATTAGGCAGTCCCTTTTCTAAAAAGGCTAAGTCTTTATTTGCCAGGGATCCCAACTCCATCCCTCCATGATACTTTAAAGCACGAATAGTCGTGACTATCACCGCACAGTCTGGGCTTAAACCACTCTGCCGGCACAGGATGTTAACGAATTTTTCTCCTCCTAGATCACTGCCAAATCCTGCTTCAGTAACCACCCAATCAGAAAGCCTCAAGGCCGTATTCAATGATATCACCGAACTGCATCCATGAGCAATATTGCCAAAAGGTCCCCCATGCACAAAAACTGGATTATTTTCCAAAGTTTGGACAAGATTGGGTTTGAGAGCATGCACTAAAAGGGCCGACATAGCCCCAGCAGCCTCAAGATCTTCGGCTGTAACCTTTGTATCGTTCCATCTGCGGCCAACCTGGATGTTGGCTAACCTTTCCCTCAAATCCATGTAGGATTGCGAAAGGCACAATATGGCCATCAATTCAGATGCTGCTACGATGTCAAAAAAAGAGACTCTGGGAAAAGATTTTCTACTTTCTAACCCCAGAAGGATTTTTCGCAAAGACCTGTCATTTAAATCCAATACCCTTCCCCAGCTTACCTTTCTTGGATCAATACCTAAGGTATTACCCTGATAAAGATGGTTATCTATCAAGGCAGCCAGAAGATTATGAGCGGCCGCCACTGCGGCAAAATCACCAGTAAAATGAAGATTTATCTCTTCTCTTGGAACAACTTGTGCCAGACCCGCCCCGGTAGCCGCACCTTTCACTCCAAAAATGGGGCCCATCGATGGCTCTCTCAAACAAAGAATGGCTTTATGACCTAATCGATTGAATCCATCAGTGAGGCCAATCGCCGTCGTCGTTTTTCCTTCCCCAGCTGGAGTAGGTGTCGTAGCTGTCACCAAAATGAGCTTACCTCGCTTAGGCTGAGCAAAAAGCTCTTTTAAATATTGCCATGATATTTTGGCAATAAAATGTCCGTAACATTCAATGGATCTTGAAGGAATATCAATTCTTTTTGCTATTTCCTCTATGGCTAAAAGTTTTTTTTCGCGTGCTATCTTTAAATCAGGAGAAAAACGTATCTCTTTCACAATTATTGATTCTGGATTTCCTCAAACCATAGCATGGTTGAATGAAAAATTTTCTTTTTACTTAATCCTTTGCCATTATTCTTTCATTGTATCCCAGTTATTTTCAAGAAAATATAGTTCTTTCAGTATACAATGCTATCTTCTCATGAAAGCTAAAGTGGCTTCTAAGCATTTGGCTATCGGGTGAACAAAAATACACCCTCAAGGGATGCATTTTCTACTTGAGAAGGTAATCTAATGCGCCTAGAATCTAAGAAGTTTTTTTATATACTTTTATTTTAAGCAAGTAAAAAAGTGAGATTATTTAGTAGTTTATCAGAAATCGAACGAAAAAAGCTAATAGAGGAAAGGAAAAAGAATTCGTTATATTGGAAAATTATCCATCTATTAGGCTCTCTCCGGTTAGCAATTTTTCTTCTTTTATCGATAGCATTGGGCTGTGCCATAGCAACAATTGTAGAATCTAGGTTAGATACTCAGGTTGCTCAGTTTTATATCTACAAATCTCCCTGGTTTTTTGGCTGGCTTATTTTACTGTGCATCAATCTTTTTGCTGTGACATTGACACGGATTCCATGGAAAAAAAGACATATTGGGTTTATTGTCACCCACTATGGAATTATCATCCTTTTGATTGGTGCTTTGATTGGATTACAAAAAGGCTTTGAGGGATTTATAACTTTGGAAGCAGGTGGGATACCAAAAAACAGATTAACTACTAAAGAGACGGTTCTTTTAGTGCAAAATCCTATTCTAAAGGAAATCGAAGAATACAGATTTCCTGCTGAACTCTGGAGGCCTTCATCCAAGGCTCCACGATCCATCGACATTCCTGGGACAGGACTGAAGTTTTATACCGATGATTATGCCAAAGAACTGTTTCTAAGTGAAAATTTATCTCCTCAACAAAATTCTGGAAGCCCAGGAGTCCTTATTGAATTGAAAAGCAAAATGGCTAATCAAAAGTTCACCTATGTACTACTGAAGAATGATCCTTCTAGGTGGTATGAAGATTTTTTTGGAATGGCAAGAATTGAAATGAAAGAGCCATCCGACTCGGATGGAGAGACTTTCCATGAATCAGCCGTCCTTTTTGCCAATGCTCCCGATCAATCTGTCATCCATGCCCATGAAGGGGTCAATTCTACTTACAAATATTTTCTTTTATGGGACAACCCTTCCCCATCGAACAGATCTCTTTATGTTGTAGCTATCAGCCAGGATGGAGAAAAAAGGGCTTGGCCATTGAATGAAGTCATGCAGAAGGTGGTCGATCTTCCAGGAGAGGGAAAAATGGAAGTTGCTGAGTATTGGCCAAATTTTTCGATAAAAGAGGGTAAACCCACCTCCTTATCTGGAGAACCTCTTAATCCAGCCATCCTTGTGCATGTATACTGGCAACAGAATCGCACCCAAAAATTGGTTTTTAGGATGTGGGATTCTCCTAATGGAACAATCAATTACCAGCTCCTTCGCAATGGAAAATCCTATCAGGAAGGACAAATGGCTATCGGTCAACCCTTTCTTTTAGGATGGGCAGACTGGTCAGCCACCCTACTGCGCTATGAACCTTCGGCCACTATCACCAGTGAAATTCAAAAGCAAAGACTTTCTCAAGTCAATATCGCTCAGGTCCTCCCTCCGGGAATCCATGGTTGGATAGAAGACAAACAAACTAAGGAAAAATCCCAAGCCCTTTGGATCCTCTCTGGATATCCACAAAGCTTTGTACTAAATAATATTCCCTTACAAATTAGTTATGGTTTTAAGGTCATCTCCTTACCATTTTTTGTATCCCTGGAAAAATTTGAAGTTCCAAGAAATGAAGGTTCTGACGCTCCTTCCGATTTTATCAGCACCCTTAAGTTTGAAGACCCAAAAACTAAAAAAATTGTCATTGGAAAGGCTCACATGAATTATCCCGCTTCCTATCCTGGAGGATTTTGGAGATCAGTCTTAGGGCTTAACTACAAGTTTTCTCAATCTTCGTGGAACCCACAAGATTTGAACGAAAGCACTTTACAGGTTCTTTATGATCCAGGCTGGCCTTTCAAATGGATAGGCTCTCTTATGATCTGCATTGGTATTTTAACCATGTTTTTTATTAGTCCGAAACCACCAGTGGTGCTAGACAAAGAAGAGAGTGCAGGAGCAAAACCAGATGAAAAGGCTGCTTGTTCAACGCATAATTCCCGCTTCCTCTCTTAGATTCCTTTTCATACCAAAATATTACCATGAATGTTTGATACCCTCCTATGGATAAAGAATTAGAAATTTTAGAAAAACGTTTTTCCGAAGAGCTTTCAGCCATCTCAACAAAGGAAGCGATCGAGTCCCTGCGGATCAAATATTTTGGACGCAAGGGGATAGTTTCCACTTTACTGGAAAAAATAGGTCAACTACCCAAAGAAAGTAGACCAATAGTAGGCAAAAAACTGAACGAGCTCAAATCGAAACTACAGGAGAGTCTACACAAGAAGGAAATTTCTTTATCTGCTGCTGTTGATTCCTTTGCGCAGTCTGGTTTTCCATCCTTAGCTGACAGTACACTGCCCGGTAGACCCTTTCTTTCTGGCACCCTTCATCCAATTTCTATCGCTCTAAAAAAAATTATCGAGATTTTCCAAAGAATTGGCTTTACAATCGAATGTGGTCCTGAAATTGAAAGCGAATACAACAATTTTGATGCATTGAATATTCCAGTAGGCCATCCTGCTCGGAATGAACAAGACACCTTTTATATCAAAGAAAACCTAAGCCTGGAAGACAATTCTCCTGGTAGGCTGCTCCTGCGTCCTCAAACTTCTCCAGTCCAGATACGGGTCATGAAAAAAAACCAACTGCCTATCCGTATGATTGCTCCTGGAAGATGTTACAGACGAGACGAAATCGATGCCACCCATTCGATCGTTTTCTGGCAGGTCGAAGGGTTAGTTGTTGATAAAGGAATTAGTCTTGCCGATCTCAAAGGAACCCTCGAATACTTTTTTAGAGAGCTTTTAGGAAATCAGTTGCAATTCCGGTTTAGGCCTCACTATTTTCCATTTACTGAACCAAGTTTTGAAGTAGATGGGGCCATCGCCACGCAGGAGGGGGAAGCACCCAGATGGCTTGAGCTGTGCGGTTGTGGAATGGTCCATCCAAAAGTATTTTTAAATATGGGAATAGATCCAGAAATATATTCTGGATTTGCTTTTGGCTTCGGCATTGAACGATACTTGATGGTTGTCCATAAGGTGCCGGATCTGAGATTGTTCTCCGAAAATGATTTTAGGTTTTTAAAGAATTTAAGTCCTTCCTTTTGAAGGAATAGAAACTTTTAGAACCATTTTTTAAAGAGGATTTTCCATGGATTATAGTCTTACTGTCTTATTACCAAAAACAGAGTTTCCGATGAAAGCCGACCTTCCCAAAAGGGAGCCTCAATGGATCGAAATATGGGAAAAAGAAAAGGTCTATGCAATCCTTTTGGAACTGAGAAAAAACAGTCCTAAGTTCATTCTTCATGATGGCCCTCCTTTTGCCAACGGCAAAGCTCATATGGGAAGTGGGCTGAACAAAATACTAAAAGACATTGTTCTTAAATCCAAAAATATGTTTGGCTTTCAATGTCCTTATATTCCTGGGTGGGATTGTCATGGACTACCAATCGAACACAAAGTGATGAGCGAGACCCCCTCCTTATCCAATGATCCCCCTACCATTCGGAAAAAGTGTCAGGAATATGCCAAGGGATGGATTGAAGTTCAAAAAGAACAGTTCAAGCGACTTGGTGTGTTAGGAGCATGGGATAATCCTTACATCACCATGGATCCTCATTACGAAGCCAACGAGCTAAGACTTTTTGCTGAACTAGTCGAAAAAAAATTAGTGTACCGAGGATTGCGTCCAGTCTTTTGGAGTATTGGCTGTAAAACGGCCCTTGCTGAAGCCGAAGTAGAATATCAGAAAAAGGAAGACATCTCCATCTATGTGGAATTTCCCGTTTCAGAGAAGAGTTGTAAAGAAGGGGGATTGCCTCAAGGATCCTCTTTTCTTGTTTGGACAACGACTCCATGGACCTTGCCTGCAAACTTAGCTCTAGCAGTAAATCCTGATCTATCTTATGAGCTAAGGAGGGTAGGCAGTAAATATCTTATCGTTTCCTCCAAGCTTGCCCCAACAATTCCTAAACTATCTGAATCGACTCTAATCCTTTCTTTTTCTAAGGGTAAAAAACTGGAAGGGTTACAATATGTTCATCCGCTTCTTCCTAGGTATGGGGAAGTCTACGCAGCTGATTTTGTCAGTGAAGAAACGGGCAGTGGGATTGTCCATATTGCCCCAGGCCATGGAATGGAAGATTATCAACTAGGGGTCGAAAAAGGATTAGCCGTATTTTCTCCAGTGGATGATTTGGGAAGATTTACAAAAGAATGTGGCATAGAAAAGATTGTTGGGAGGAACGTTTTCGATGCCAATCCCATCCTTTGTGACATGCTCGAAGAAAAAGGGCTTTTATGGGCAAAAAAACTTTATGTTCATGATTATCCTTTTTGTTGGCGCTCAAAAACCCCTATTATCTTTCGGTCTGTGCCCCAATGGTTCATCAATATTGAAAGGTTTAAAATCCAAGCGCTCCATGAAATTGAAAAGGTTCAATGGATCCCTAAGCGAGGAGAAAACAGGATCAAAGGAGCTGTTGAAAGCCGCAAAGATTGGTGTATTTCTCGGCAAAGATACTGGGGGATACCCATCCCAGTTTTTTACAGAAAAGATGGCGAACCACTTCTAGATCCAAAAATTATCAGACGCTTTGCCGACATGGTTGAAGAGCAAGGAACCGATTTGTGGTTCCAACTAGATTCGGAAGAGCTCAGAAAAAAGCTTGATGTTCCAACTGGCTATGAAAAAGGAATGGATACGCTCGATGTCTGGATAGATTCAGGTTCAAGCCATTTTGCCGTGCTTGTACCTAGGGGAGAAAATCCTGCGGATCTCTATCTTGAAGGAAGTGATCAACATCGCGGTTGGTTTCAATCTTCCCTGTTGCTTGGGGTGGCATCGAAAGGAAAGGCACCGTTTAAATCCGTGCTTACTCATGGATTTGTGGTCGACCTTGATGGCAAAAAACTTTCCAAATCCTCAGGTGCCAAAGACTTATCTGAACAGATTAATGAATATGGAGCTGATCTTCTTCGGCTCTGGGTGGCCAGTGAAGAATTTTCAGAAGACGTTCCATTTTCCAAGGAAATATTTTCTAGGCTCTCTGATTCTTATAGATTGATTAGGAATAGCTTGAGGATCCTTTTAGGCAATCTCTTTGATTTCGATCCTCCCATCCATTCCGTCCCTGAAGATGAGCTCTTGGAAATCGATAGGTATTTTGATTTTTGCATCGATCAACTAATTAAAAAAACAAAAGCATCCTATGCCAACTATGAATTTCCACAGGTCTACCAATCTTTAGTTCGATTTTGTTCTGTCGAGCTATCGAGTTTTTACA
Coding sequences within:
- the pheS gene encoding phenylalanine--tRNA ligase subunit alpha, yielding MDKELEILEKRFSEELSAISTKEAIESLRIKYFGRKGIVSTLLEKIGQLPKESRPIVGKKLNELKSKLQESLHKKEISLSAAVDSFAQSGFPSLADSTLPGRPFLSGTLHPISIALKKIIEIFQRIGFTIECGPEIESEYNNFDALNIPVGHPARNEQDTFYIKENLSLEDNSPGRLLLRPQTSPVQIRVMKKNQLPIRMIAPGRCYRRDEIDATHSIVFWQVEGLVVDKGISLADLKGTLEYFFRELLGNQLQFRFRPHYFPFTEPSFEVDGAIATQEGEAPRWLELCGCGMVHPKVFLNMGIDPEIYSGFAFGFGIERYLMVVHKVPDLRLFSENDFRFLKNLSPSF
- the ileS gene encoding isoleucine--tRNA ligase; the protein is MDYSLTVLLPKTEFPMKADLPKREPQWIEIWEKEKVYAILLELRKNSPKFILHDGPPFANGKAHMGSGLNKILKDIVLKSKNMFGFQCPYIPGWDCHGLPIEHKVMSETPSLSNDPPTIRKKCQEYAKGWIEVQKEQFKRLGVLGAWDNPYITMDPHYEANELRLFAELVEKKLVYRGLRPVFWSIGCKTALAEAEVEYQKKEDISIYVEFPVSEKSCKEGGLPQGSSFLVWTTTPWTLPANLALAVNPDLSYELRRVGSKYLIVSSKLAPTIPKLSESTLILSFSKGKKLEGLQYVHPLLPRYGEVYAADFVSEETGSGIVHIAPGHGMEDYQLGVEKGLAVFSPVDDLGRFTKECGIEKIVGRNVFDANPILCDMLEEKGLLWAKKLYVHDYPFCWRSKTPIIFRSVPQWFINIERFKIQALHEIEKVQWIPKRGENRIKGAVESRKDWCISRQRYWGIPIPVFYRKDGEPLLDPKIIRRFADMVEEQGTDLWFQLDSEELRKKLDVPTGYEKGMDTLDVWIDSGSSHFAVLVPRGENPADLYLEGSDQHRGWFQSSLLLGVASKGKAPFKSVLTHGFVVDLDGKKLSKSSGAKDLSEQINEYGADLLRLWVASEEFSEDVPFSKEIFSRLSDSYRLIRNSLRILLGNLFDFDPPIHSVPEDELLEIDRYFDFCIDQLIKKTKASYANYEFPQVYQSLVRFCSVELSSFYIDILKDRLYCDGKNWLSRRSAQTVLHRAFESLVKLLAPIIPFTAEEAWRVFGKKNSIHLELFPTEKDRQEGAHLEQRWQKILRLRDLANIELEKARREKRIGKNLEAKVILHTQEFEEKDIPILTEVLLVSQLELCRAEKTEIEVIKAPGGKCPRCWKFSLFAQRNEDPEFPHVCERCLKVLQEKAYMR
- a CDS encoding formate--tetrahydrofolate ligase — its product is MKEIRFSPDLKIAREKKLLAIEEIAKRIDIPSRSIECYGHFIAKISWQYLKELFAQPKRGKLILVTATTPTPAGEGKTTTAIGLTDGFNRLGHKAILCLREPSMGPIFGVKGAATGAGLAQVVPREEINLHFTGDFAAVAAAHNLLAALIDNHLYQGNTLGIDPRKVSWGRVLDLNDRSLRKILLGLESRKSFPRVSFFDIVAASELMAILCLSQSYMDLRERLANIQVGRRWNDTKVTAEDLEAAGAMSALLVHALKPNLVQTLENNPVFVHGGPFGNIAHGCSSVISLNTALRLSDWVVTEAGFGSDLGGEKFVNILCRQSGLSPDCAVIVTTIRALKYHGGMELGSLANKDLAFLEKGLPNLLRHIEIVEEGFGVPAVIGLNRFSVDSEEEIDWLGKKLADMGHSFVICNHWQQGGLGAMDLARKVIEKSSLHKSYCKFSYADSDTVVEKIRKIAFNIYKAGDLSFHPTAYDEIKRIEGEGLTHFPLCMAKTQYSFSVDPNLKGAPEGHHFYVREIRAATGAKYILVVCGEINTMPGLPKVPSSSHIDIDVDGNIIGTI
- a CDS encoding universal stress protein, which codes for MYKSILLALENNERDLPIIAHVKELAFFLKAKVFLLHVMAGFAFPFPGYESWTVVSNETVENSMAKEMAINKEKLIAVARLFQEKGINTEIIIQYGDAATHIAEISLEKKVDLIVMGSHCHGLVGSIFWGSTAIPVRKKAKAPILLIRSTSDES
- a CDS encoding cytochrome c biogenesis protein ResB, with protein sequence MRLFSSLSEIERKKLIEERKKNSLYWKIIHLLGSLRLAIFLLLSIALGCAIATIVESRLDTQVAQFYIYKSPWFFGWLILLCINLFAVTLTRIPWKKRHIGFIVTHYGIIILLIGALIGLQKGFEGFITLEAGGIPKNRLTTKETVLLVQNPILKEIEEYRFPAELWRPSSKAPRSIDIPGTGLKFYTDDYAKELFLSENLSPQQNSGSPGVLIELKSKMANQKFTYVLLKNDPSRWYEDFFGMARIEMKEPSDSDGETFHESAVLFANAPDQSVIHAHEGVNSTYKYFLLWDNPSPSNRSLYVVAISQDGEKRAWPLNEVMQKVVDLPGEGKMEVAEYWPNFSIKEGKPTSLSGEPLNPAILVHVYWQQNRTQKLVFRMWDSPNGTINYQLLRNGKSYQEGQMAIGQPFLLGWADWSATLLRYEPSATITSEIQKQRLSQVNIAQVLPPGIHGWIEDKQTKEKSQALWILSGYPQSFVLNNIPLQISYGFKVISLPFFVSLEKFEVPRNEGSDAPSDFISTLKFEDPKTKKIVIGKAHMNYPASYPGGFWRSVLGLNYKFSQSSWNPQDLNESTLQVLYDPGWPFKWIGSLMICIGILTMFFISPKPPVVLDKEESAGAKPDEKAACSTHNSRFLS
- the lepB gene encoding signal peptidase I, which encodes MSFLLLNKKEAQAKKNRKMALQFLKDFRRKFNYRKDLLNESQVKQVIDYFQRFQSAINSPKNSNLEAIVDEGEKLFHLLFPESKWAGWKENIEVLFVALVVALAIRAYFLQPFKIPTDSMKPTLYGIQVIERNEKPPNFIQRIVEFVLLGKSYHSLSLKKGGTLEKIEGGKFLFFEYAKLIFDSGEQSYLWTNPHLLEYKLGVRPGLSFEPKNHVLNFEVDTGDQVLVNKLIYHFRPPKRGEVIVFKTTGIEGIEANLRLQGIEGSQYYIKRCVGIWGDTLQIRPPFLLINGSATPPNQMMAKIESQKNGYQGYVILPNQQYLVDPTETYTVPPLCLWAMGDNSPDSLDSRFWGPVPMQNIVGTGFIVYWPFNKRWGIIR